The Osmia bicornis bicornis chromosome 16, iOsmBic2.1, whole genome shotgun sequence genome includes the window TTGCAAGATTACCAGAGTCTTACTTACATTATGGTTTCCTGGAAGCGTCGTGTAATCTGGTGTCGTTGGGCGATGCCTGTTCGTTGGCAGTGGACGCTGTATGGTGGCATAAGTATTATCCTGAGACGTGTCGCCTATACCAACGCTCACACCGCTTCCACGTCTTTCTGTACCTAGTCCACCTTCAGGCTCGCTGAATACTTGCATCGTTAACTCTTGCTCCTCGTATAGTTTAAGTTTCCTAAATagattaacaataaaatatatacactGCTTTCCCAAAGAGGCAGACATTGGTGTGTACTCACTGTTCAATCCATAAAGGATTCTCTGTGGTGTTCAACTCGTCGATGATTTGCTTCTTTATCAGACcatctttctttcttatatCGTTTGGTACAGTGATCACCCTGGAACGATACCATAGCATACatcctttgaaatttttatattacatcttCCATTACTATTTACCAATGACGCAAACAGCAACAGACTACTGTTACTGTGACTGCACCGACTAGCAACACCACCAGTAAAGCTATTAAAGCTGCAAGGGCAGGGTCGAATGATTCCTCTTGTACTCCAGCATACGCAGGCTGCAAAAGTTAcaatattattagaaatactGCATTATAGAGGTGCTGCTCCAGAAAATTTTTAGCCTGTGTTTGAAAAAACCGCCATTACGCAGCCTCGCGCGCAGCTTcctatgtgcgcatgcgcacgcGGTCAAACACCACGCCGCGGGAACTTTGAAGCGCACAGTTCCATACAAAGATTTTTGGATCTTTTTTATAAACTGGGGGATGGCTACTGACATTAAGCTTAAGGATTATATATTGTACaagtataaagaaagaattaaagaaaaaaggactcattatattaaatgttatcgaTAATATCAAGTGGAAATAGGGGGTGCTGCAGCTCCACTGGTTACACGCATAAAGTGCACTTACCACCACATTTTCTATAGCAAAGCCTGCATAATAGTCCTTCAAGAAATCATACTTTGCATCTATGACTTTGAGCACCTGGGGTACAGGAGCTATAGTATTGGTCCTTGGTTCCACAACGTGTAAATACATATCACACctgtaaaatatattcaaataaaatatgacgttcaaagaatttatttaaacaatcttTTTACCATTCTCTTCGAATATGACCAGAAGCATCTACGTGGTACCGTATATCATCAACGACTACTCTGCTCTGAGTCGCGTTCGACAGTTCTGATACAAACTCGTCACGTTCGCGGTTTACTTCTTCGGGGGGTCGTGACAGGATCACCCTTATTAATTGTGTGGGTTCAAATACCCAGACCTAGCCGgtggaacaaataaataatgaataattgtAAATAGTGAAAAATAACGCTATTAAAGTAACTTACATGAACCCTAGTCATAGCGTATCGTTCTGGAATGACTATTTCCTTTGCTATAACTTCAACGATAAACCTGTGCTGATTGTACTCCGCCATGTATCCACTTGTCAGAATTTTACCATCCTGGGTGACGTTAAACGGACTCGGAACAATAGAACCACTCGGTTTATCCGAACCGTATTTATAAAGATTAGCACTGGCAATGTAATAATGAAGGGTGCCGTTGTCGCCGACGTCCAAATCGGAGGCGGTCACTTTCGTTACGAAATCATTGATGTTCGCCATTGAATTAATCCCCGCGTAGTAGTCGTTACGTTCGAATATCGGTGGGTTATCGTTCTCGTCTAGAATAGTTATGGTCACGTTTGCGTGCCCGTGGTCTGTGCTGTGGGCCATCGAACGTCCTGCGTCTGCAGCATTGATGTAAATATTAGGATCATTCGAGGCTAAAATTAACAGAACGTATTTGTCGCGAACTTCGCGATTGAACGACTTGTTCGCGTAAATACTGCCGTCGGATTTGTCCAGATAAAAAGCGTAATCTTCGTTtcctgaaaaaagaaaagcatgTATAAAGTGTTCCATTTagagatttttaaatatatatacagggtgttcgacaataggtgggcaaaattttgAGGGGTGATTCTAGAGTTCAAAATAAGACGTtttgtaattaacgtttaaaaattcgagtaaaaagcgcctgaaacctgcaacccgcccagcaccgacgactgaacggcaggtcagcaggggtcggtactgTCATAACCAAAAATcgaagccgaatgctgcagtaccgagACACAGAATAGCAggaggtaagtttctactattcaacgattcttggCTATGACTGTACCAACCCCTGCCGACCTgccgttcagtcgtcggtgctgggcgggttgcaggtttcaggggctttttactcgaatttttaaacgttaattattggaaaactaaccctagaatcaccccttaaaattttgcccacctgttgtcgagcATCCTGTATATTATTACCTACCAGCTTCTATGTAGTAATAAACTTTGGCGTGCCTGCCCTCGTCCTTGTCTTCCGCGGTTACTTTTCCTATAAAGTAGTCTTTAGGACGATTTTCAGACACGTGGAAATGATACTCGTCGTAGAACAGTGGCGCGTTGTCGTTGGTATCAACCAACTGTATAGTGAGTAGCCTTAAGGTTTCATACGCTGTTGGGGTGCCATGATCGGCAGCCACAAGTACCAGCTGAAACAATATCTCCATTAATATCATTTGCCCTCAACAATTATTAATACCGTACAGAAGAATCTACCTCGAATTTACTCTTCGCTTCGCGATCAAGAATGATCTTTGATCTCAGTTCGCCCGTCTCTTGGTCTATGGAGAATTCTTCCGTCTCTTGAACATTCCTGTTCCCCACTTTCAGGTGATAACTTATGCGACCATTTTCACCAGGATCTCTGTCGATCGCTTTCACcgttaatattaaataatttgatacCCCAGTGTTCTATAAAAGCATCATTAaataatgtttcatttaataaatgatttatgGAAAGGGGTGTGATTGTCATGGGCATCCGCAGGATTTTTATGGGGGGGcatgatataaaatatcatttctaGAGATGGAGTTCAAAACGAAAGAGACAATAAATGCTGTATTCGACATCCGACTCTCTCTCTATCCAAGGGGGGGCAAGTGCCCCGATTGCCCCCCCTTGCGGACGCCCATGGTGATTGTCCACGTACTTCGGGCACTTCAACGGTGGCGTTCGTTAATTCAGGTAGAACAAATTGAGGTTTGTGCTGATTGACCGGTGTCACCCTGATGTCGACGTAACACTTGTCCGAGTGTGGACCACGGCCAGCACCGTCCCTCGCCTCTATATTTATCGTGTAAGAGCCAGCCCTTCCGAGAAGAGCCGCGCCAGGGTACAGGATACCCGTTTCGTGGTTCAAAGAGAACGACTCGTTCTCGTTACCGCCCATTATCGTGTACCATACTTCTCCATTGATCCCTTCGTCGTGATCCACAGCTCTAACCTTATAAAAAACGTACATTGCTTTTAATATTTGATTCTTCGATGATTTTCTAAGGGGTACGCTTACCTGTAAAATCGGCGCCGGTGGATTCACAGACAAATTCTCGGCAACCGATGCTCTGTAACGGTGTTGGGTAAATATCGGTCGATTGTCGTTAACGTCTATTAGCTTTACAACCACAGGAACCGTGCTGCTTCGACAGGAATTGATGGGGGCACCGTCGCTTGCCAATACAGTGATGGTAATCTTCGACGTCATCTCCCTGTCCAATACGGTCGCGCTGCCCACGGTGATCTCACCAGTATCGTGGCCTGTAAACTAACTTTTGcagaataaatttgaaacaagGATTTCAGTTTAAAAGAGTATCATTTACCGATGTTGAAGTCAGCCGCGTGGTCGCCGATCAGACTGTAATTAACCACGCCGAACGGTCCTTCGTCCCCGTCCGTCGCTTTAACCGTGATCACGTGGGTGCCGGCTGGTGAATTTTCTTCCACGGATGCGTTGTACAATTCCTTCTCGAATCTCGGGTTCTCGTCGTTTACGTTTATTACGGTGATTGTCACTTTCGCTGTCGCTGACAACTGGGGAACCCCGGAATCATAGGCGACCACATTGAACTCCAGTTGCTTTGTCTCTTCATAATCTATAACCTGACTGGTCCTCACGATACCTGTTACGTACAAACGTTTATCAGATCCGTTTGAATCGTTCCCAAAAGATTTACCCATGGAAATTATAATCAACCTGTGACATTGTCTATGGTGAAGTATGGACTTGGTGGAACAATTGCGTATCCTGCTATGTTGTTGTCCGCATCCACTGCTGTGAATGCTCCTACGACAGCTCCCGTTGGCTGTTCCTCTTGCATTTCTATCAAATACCGTGGATTCTCTCTGGTCCATGGTTTCAAGAATTCTGGCGCCAAGTGGTTCACGTCGATGATGGTAACCACCAGAGTACCTGGAACGAGTTACATTAAACAACACCTGCTGGGTTTTAATCGTTCAACGATTGATGTACCTCTTCCTTGCTGTAAGGTGGGCGCTGTTGTGTCGCTGACAACGATAGTGATGCTTATCGTTGCTGCAGCGTCACGATCCAGGGGTCTGACAACGGAAACTTGACCAGTCGCACGATCAACGGCAAAGAAATCCTGCAAGATATCATTTAATTGAATATGCATGAAGAATTTTGGTAAAGAGATCATCGGTAGTACCTTGAAAGATTTGCTGTCGTTAACACGTTGGCCATTTCTATCAATTGCTGTGATCGGTTCAGAAATGGCGAAGTTCAATGCTTCCAAACTAGCACTGTCTGGATCTGTGGCTTTCAATGTTGTAAATACAGTACCAATTGGAGTGTCCTCTGTCACCTCAGCTCTCTGAGTCTCAGGAGTAAAATATGGCGCCTTGTCGTTGCTGTTCTCCACGTTTATCATTAGTGTCGTTGTCCCGGTTAAACTGGGGGTTCCTAGAGAAGATATATTATGGTGACTGCTGATGatgattttttaaagaaatatttgtatttgcATACCTTTATCAAGCGCTATAACTTCTATATGATAAGTATTCTTATTGTCATAGTCTAATTTTCTGAACACAGTTACGACCCCTGTGGTTTCATTAATTGTAAAGTCATCAAAGGCTCCCTTTTGTATTCTGTAAATAAGTTCTGCGTTGATCCCAGTGTCAGCATCCGTGGCTGTCACCTCCTCCACTACCGTACCTTTATAAATCATAGGAAATTATGAGAGATAATTATTTAGCATTGCTTTTGCAGAGggtaattattaattcataCCAATCGGTGATATTTCAGGTATACTAGCAGTGTACAGGTCGTGTGGAAAGACTGGTGCATTGTTATTGACATCACGGATGGTAATGTTAACGATAGTGGTGTCAACGAATATCCCATCGTTTGCTTGTACATCGAGTGCAATCCAATCATTGGtcgaatttattaaattcagCAGACCCTTGCTTTTCACGGTAATCTCACCAGAATCCTGGTCAATCGCAAAGAAACCTAATTCATTGCCACCTACTATCGCGTAGGAAATTTTCGAAGTTTTGTCCTTGTCTCGGGCTCGCACTATTAATTCTGGTTCGAATTTATCAGCCCCTTCGTCGATAACAGCCCGATATTTATCTTGTAAAAACCGTGGAGGGCTATCGTTGGCGTCTAATAAATGAATGCGCAACGAAACGCTTGCTGTTTGCCCTTGTCCATCGTCATCAGTTGCCTaacaaagaataaaaataaatatttagctcattttttattatttatgtaagTTTAAAAATTGTGGCGGATTTACATTTCCCGTTGATAAGTTAGATTTCTGTTTTACCGACAGATGTATTCATATTTTCTACTTTATCGACGTTGttaatcaatttttctaaattgcAATGTTTTGCTACACGCTGCTAGATGGCGACACTTGTATTTTGGCGggattttcaatattattcgaaaaattataaaataccttATAGGTGAGAAAATACTCTGTCTGCTCCTCGTAATCCAGGCAAGGTGACGTCCCAGGAGTTGGACAAGGAGCCACAGTGATCATGCCAGTCTTCCTGTCTACAGAAAAATGTTGAGCACCTTGCCCAAGTAATTGATACGCTATCCCAGCTGTACCGAATCTAAAATTAACCTTCCTCGTtaaatttcacaaaaattgaataaatgaaaaattagcGAGAGACTTCTTACCGTCCACTGTCCCTATCTTTAGCGGTAATTGGTATAATTGGCACTCCTGGGGTCGCAGTCTCTGAAACAATAGCCGTATACGTGGGACTGCTGAATGTGGGTGAATTATCATTTACATCTGTAATGGAGATGGTTACAGTCGCGGTGGATGAAAGTTTTGGGTTAGTATGGACCTCTTCAGCGACAACCTGGAATACAACATCATTGCTCAGTTAAATTAGAGGTTAAAAGGAATGATGGCCCCGATCTTGGAGGCCTCGTGCGGCGAAACTAGAAAACTATTTTCATCTCCTTGTCTTTTTAGATAAGAACATGCAGGAGAGACAAGGATGCATGTACCCTCGGCTGGAATTTCTTAATTCCTCCGCCTGAGGCCTCCCACATCAATTAGAACTTGGCCCACTACTCCTGTTGAGccttaaattataaatatataatttaattaaagtaattaacgTACAAGAATGATGAATTTACGTTGATTAGGATTCTCGTAATCGAGAGAGCCATTTGCAACCCGAATGTTTACAGATGTGCTTCCTGTAGCTATGGTTGGTTCAATGGTGAACGCACCATCAGTAATATCCTCTAGACGTAAAGAAAATACAGAGTTCAAGCCCTGTAACAGAACGGTATCTGTCTTAGTTCAAGGGATACAGTATTTTGGATCTAAAAAGTCATagctattttatttacaatatcaGGGTCCCTGACAGTCATGTCCAGATTAGGTAGAGGTGTGCCATTCATAACATTCTCTGGAATTTCTATATTGTACTCGCGATGATTAAAAGTAGGCGGTTCGTCGTTGACATCTTTTATTGTCACCGTTGCCTCGGCCGTTGACACTGTTAAATTGTCATTACCCGGAATACCGTCGATCAATTCACGTGCTTTCACTTTCAATTTTAGTACCCCTGTTGAATCCTTCAATGCTTCTCTGTTCAGAGGTTTCGCCGTCCTTAATTCTCCTGTCTCATCATCCAGGAGAAAATAATCGAATGGATCTATAACACAAAGATTTTCTTATCTTTTCTGTACAGATTGGACTTGAATCCCTATTTGAAAGCAGTGCAAGATCACTGTTGCTTCAAGAATGAACAGAATGTTAGCTCACTGTTGACCAATTCGTAGATCATCTTCCTAGGCATTCCTCTGTCGCCGTCCCTAGCTTTGACGGTCATAACCAGGGTACCAATTGGAGCATCCTCGCGTACCACACCAGTCAGCGAGTCCAGAAATTCCGGCGGACTGTTTTGAATATCTGCCACCTTGATTTCCACCCCTGTGGTCTCATTGTTTAACCCATCCTGCGATCAGAACACACGTAACCACATGACAGCCGCTGCAATATCTGCTTCCAGATGGTTGAATAATTCAAAGCTGGGAGGAATCTTATGgcgtttattataaaatagttATCGCAACCCCCATCAATTGAAGGCTGCAAGGGAACCTCAGTTTCCTGCGGTTTGGCCGCTGTGttcctttattaaaattcCGTGGAAAAGGGAGGCAGGATGCTGTGGTAAGCTCTACTCACACTCGCCCTTAACAGCAGTTGGTAAAAAGGCCTCTCCCTGTAGTCGAGTGGCTGCTGCAGCACCAACGCACCCACGTACGCGTTCTGACTTCTCTCCACGTTCACTATACTGAACTTCTCGCAGGCGTCGAGAAACTGCAACAAACGGTGGTGATAAAGGAGGAGGTGAAAGAAACAGAAGCTGATCATTACCCTATGATAATCCCATGGAAAAGGATGGCCCGGGATAAGAAAGATCAGGATAAATGAGGGCATACAGAGGGAGCACTTGCTGAAAGCGTGCGGGGAAGGGTGAGAATACAGTGGTAACCGAGGGGGGAGAACATCCGGAGGACGAAATCGGATTGTGGAAAGTAATGAAGGTGATAAGCACGCTAAAGGGTAACAAGGCACCGCCCTGGGGTAGGATAAGCAACGGAGTATGGAAATATGGAGAGGAATAGGGGAGAGGATAGTGGAAGAGGAGAATAGAAAATAGGGTTAATAACTTCGTTTATGGGAAAAAGGAAGGCTAATGGGCGAATATAAGGTTATGGACCTGGATACCATCATTGTATGAGATTGCGGTAGCCCGCCCGCATCTAAGCCCTTCCCAAACCTATAGCTTCTGATCTACCTGCGCCAGTTTCGTGTATAATGATTCACCTGTGGCTGGGGGACGCAGGTCAGGTCTATGGTGTCACCTAACAGGTCCGGGTCCATCACTCTGATACCCGGAAGGATCGTTGAGCCTACTGGAAGGTCCTCTGCGGCCACAGCCTCGTATGGCACACCCAGGAACCGCGGAGGATTATCGTTCTCGTCGAGGACTATGACGTACGCATCAACGCCGACGATGTTTGGCTGCTGACCAGTCGGTACTTCATCTTCCAACGTGATGCGGAAGCGTATCGTATCGTTTTCCTGAAAACAGTCGTAAAGGTCAACGTGCCGGAAGGACATCGGGGGTCGCAAACATGGCACATGGGGTCTGCCTTCGAAGATAAGGATTCTTCGGCTACGCCAAGTCAGCTAGTCGAGTCATAAGCTCCATCGATGACACGCGATAGCGATAGCTGACAATAAAACAGGAGGCGCACTGATGTGTACGACTGATGGGAGGATGGTTGGGGATGGAAGGGGGTTCTAGAGAACAAAACGGTGGTGATCGATACGGTTGAATTCACGAGATATCTCAGGGTCAGGATGAAGGGTAATCAACGGCTCAGGTTGCACCTGGAGACGACAATGCTGAACGGAATAAGGATGGCTCGGATTCAACTCGAGATGGGAGGAGATGGATTCGCCAGAAGGCGCCTGGACCAGCATCTAATAGAATCTGTGGTGATGTAATGTTCCTCTAGGTGAGCGGCGGCATCTGTGGTCGTACAATCAGCTATTTGTTCAAGGTTTAACACATTCAGCCGAGGTGAAGCCTCGGGGCATAAACCTACCGTACGGATGATGCCTTAACCCTTCCACCAGCTAGCCCAGTTATTACATACCACTCGAGTGAAAATGATCCACCTGCTGTTCCTAAGTGTATTTTTGGACACGAATGGTTTATTTTCACCTGGCCAGTGAAGGGTAACATAgagaattaattgaaaatgatataCTCGCCTCACGATTCAAGGGTTTGGCCAACGTTATAACGCCGGTGCGTGGATTTACGACGAAGTGGTCCGTTAGCTGTATACCATATTTCACCGGCGATCCTTCGGGATCGTGGCCCTTGAGGACAAAAACTTCCGTACCAACTTTCGTTGATTCTGACAGCGGCAGACCTGCGGGATATCCCCCACCCTCCAGGATTGGTGGTTCGTTTACATTGTTAGCGCCTGGAACGATAGAAGAACGATTTTTATACCCAAAAGTTTCAAAGAAAACGAGGGACGTTGGACACTGTGATTTCTTCTTCCGGAATTTCTCAGGTGACGCGTTAGCGTAATTTGAATCGTTGTAATAGGATCGGAGAGCGAGAAGAAACGAGGTTGGGGAAAAAAGACTGTAATGAAACTAGGGATAAAAGGAAAGCTCGCGGAAAAGTATAACAAAACTTCTCCTTCGCGTCGGTACACCCACCGGAAGTATCATCTTAGACTTGTTAATGCAATTTTCTTAAAAGCTCTGACAATATATCACTGCGAACGTAAACGGCACACAGGGTGTTCCAAAAATCGTGATACGATAAAAAAGATGGTGTTTTGGGTAAATGAGATACTGCATCATTCCTAGGTAATCCCCCCCTCCCAGTGGTGTAAATTGCACAGTTCAATcattattaacttttttattcgatCTGGATGATTATTATCCTCTCGATCCACTAGAATAGTAGAGCACGAGCTGGAAAAGTtgg containing:
- the LOC114879050 gene encoding cadherin-87A — encoded protein: MTDRHAERAAIRCRWTQCQTMGSRTDTRVHSIQMFSTRFSKKLATLLAVCLLATCVGANNVNEPPILEGGGYPAGLPLSESTKVGTEVFVLKGHDPEGSPVKYGIQLTDHFVVNPRTGVITLAKPLNREENDTIRFRITLEDEVPTGQQPNIVGVDAYVIVLDENDNPPRFLGVPYEAVAAEDLPVGSTILPGIRVMDPDLLGDTIDLTCVPQPQFLDACEKFSIVNVERSQNAYVGALVLQQPLDYRERPFYQLLLRASDGLNNETTGVEIKVADIQNSPPEFLDSLTGVVREDAPIGTLVMTVKARDGDRGMPRKMIYELVNNPFDYFLLDDETGELRTAKPLNREALKDSTGVLKLKVKARELIDGIPGNDNLTVSTAEATVTIKDVNDEPPTFNHREYNIEIPENVMNGTPLPNLDMTVRDPDIGLNSVFSLRLEDITDGAFTIEPTIATGSTSVNIRVANGSLDYENPNQRKFIILVVAEEVHTNPKLSSTATVTISITDVNDNSPTFSSPTYTAIVSETATPGVPIIPITAKDRDSGRFGTAGIAYQLLGQGAQHFSVDRKTGMITVAPCPTPGTSPCLDYEEQTEYFLTYKATDDDGQGQTASVSLRIHLLDANDSPPRFLQDKYRAVIDEGADKFEPELIVRARDKDKTSKISYAIVGGNELGFFAIDQDSGEITVKSKGLLNLINSTNDWIALDVQANDGIFVDTTIVNITIRDVNNNAPVFPHDLYTASIPEISPIGTVVEEVTATDADTGINAELIYRIQKGAFDDFTINETTGVVTVFRKLDYDNKNTYHIEVIALDKGTPSLTGTTTLMINVENSNDKAPYFTPETQRAEVTEDTPIGTVFTTLKATDPDSASLEALNFAISEPITAIDRNGQRVNDSKSFKDFFAVDRATGQVSVVRPLDRDAAATISITIVVSDTTAPTLQQGRGTLVVTIIDVNHLAPEFLKPWTRENPRYLIEMQEEQPTGAVVGAFTAVDADNNIAGYAIVPPSPYFTIDNVTGIVRTSQVIDYEETKQLEFNVVAYDSGVPQLSATAKVTITVINVNDENPRFEKELYNASVEENSPAGTHVITVKATDGDEGPFGVVNYSLIGDHAADFNIGHDTGEITVGSATVLDREMTSKITITVLASDGAPINSCRSSTVPVVVKLIDVNDNRPIFTQHRYRASVAENLSVNPPAPILQVRAVDHDEGINGEVWYTIMGGNENESFSLNHETGILYPGAALLGRAGSYTINIEARDGAGRGPHSDKCYVDIRVTPVNQHKPQFVLPELTNATVEVPENTGVSNYLILTVKAIDRDPGENGRISYHLKVGNRNVQETEEFSIDQETGELRSKIILDREAKSKFELVLVAADHGTPTAYETLRLLTIQLVDTNDNAPLFYDEYHFHVSENRPKDYFIGKVTAEDKDEGRHAKVYYYIEAGNEDYAFYLDKSDGSIYANKSFNREVRDKYVLLILASNDPNIYINAADAGRSMAHSTDHGHANVTITILDENDNPPIFERNDYYAGINSMANINDFVTKVTASDLDVGDNGTLHYYIASANLYKYGSDKPSGSIVPSPFNVTQDGKILTSGYMAEYNQHRFIVEVIAKEIVIPERYAMTRVHVWVFEPTQLIRVILSRPPEEVNRERDEFVSELSNATQSRVVVDDIRYHVDASGHIRREWCDMYLHVVEPRTNTIAPVPQVLKVIDAKYDFLKDYYAGFAIENVVPAYAGVQEESFDPALAALIALLVVLLVGAVTVTVVCCCLRHWVITVPNDIRKKDGLIKKQIIDELNTTENPLWIEQKLKLYEEQELTMQVFSEPEGGLGTERRGSGVSVGIGDTSQDNTYATIQRPLPTNRHRPTTPDYTTLPGNHNLYESAMGFQGSTFQPSSSVIPQLTLDRDGQPQFVSGLI